The Danio rerio strain Tuebingen ecotype United States chromosome 10, GRCz12tu, whole genome shotgun sequence genome contains a region encoding:
- the arr3a gene encoding arrestin 3a, retinal (X-arrestin) isoform X1: MLSHLETDVKHRNTTASKTEEPEEQRSEYKTLRLRVSSVLSDYTRRAADYQGEEKIAHRSTSEQENSCTMADKVYKKTSGNGQLTLYLGKRDYVDHVDVVDAVEGAVKIDPADLGDKKVWVQLACAFRYGREDLDVIGLSFRKDIWIQHIQLYPEAGHKPTLTEMHNTLLKKAGEQGHPFTFNIPTNLPCSVTLQPGPDDKGKACGVDFEVKAYVAKSADDPDEKVDKKDTCRLVIRKIQFAPDNTGSGQKAELCKSFMMSDKPVLLEASLEKEIYYHGDPIPVNIKIKNETNKVVKRIRVTVDQTTDVVLYSADKYTKNVLTEEFGETVEANSSFEKSLDITPLLANNKEKRGLALDGRLKDEDTNLASTTIIRTGMDKEMLGILVSYKIKVNLMVSGGGLLGGLTASDVTVELPLTLMHPKPKD, translated from the exons ATGCTCTCTCACTTGGAGACCGACGTAAAACACAG AAACACAACAGCGTCTAAAACAGAAGAGCCAGAAGAGCAAAGGTCCGAGTATAAAACCCTGCGCCTCAGAGTGTCATCCGTACTCTCTGACTACACCAGACGGGCTGCGGATTATCAGGGAGAGGAGAAGATCGCCCATCGCTCTACCAGTGAACAG GAAAATTCTTGTACAATGGCTGACAA agtttaCAAGAAGACCAGTGGAAATGGCCAG CTTACTCTTTACCTCGGTAAGAGAGACTATGTTGACCATGTGGACGTAGTCGACGCTGTTG AGGGCGCTGTGAAAATTGACCCTGCAGATCTCGGAGACAAAAAAG TTTGGGTTCAGCTGGCCTGTGCTTTCCGCTATGGCCGTGAAGACCTGGACGTGATTGGACTTTCCTTCAGAAAAGACATCTGGATTCAGCACATACAGCTCTACCCTGAAGCAGGACACAAACCCACCCTGACTGAGATGCACAACACTCTCCTGAAGAAAGCTGGAGAGCAGGGCCATCCCTTCACTTTCAAT ATTCCTACCAACCTTCCCTGCTCTGTTACACTTCAGCCTGGGCCAGACGACAAAGGAAAA GCTTGCGGCGTTGACTTCGAGGTTAAAGCCTACGTGGCCAAATCAGCCGATGACCCCGATGAGAAAGTTGACAAGAA GGATACCTGCCGACTTGTCATTCGTAAAATCCAGTTTGCACCTGATAACACAGGATCTGGACAGAAAGCCGAGCTCTGCAAGAGCTTCATGATGTCTGATAAGCCTGTTCTTCTGGAAGCCTCTCTGGAAAAGGAG ATCTACTACCATGGGGATCCAATTCCTGTCAATATCAAGATCAAGAACGAGACCAACAAAGTTGTGAAGAGGATAAGGGTTACAG TTGACCAAACCACAGACGTCGTCCTGTACTCAGCTGACAAATACACCAAAAATGTGCTGACTGAAGAGTTCGG AGAAACTGTAGAAGCCAATTCGTCTTTTGAAAAGTCCCTTGATATTACTCCTTTACTGGCAAACAACAAGGAGAAACGTGGCCTGGCGCTGGACGGCAGGCTTAAAGATGAAGACACCAATCTGGCCTCAACCACTAT AATAAGAACAGGTATGGATAAGGAGATGTTGGGAATCCTGGTGTCCTACAAGATCAAGGTTAACCTCATGGTATCAGGCGGAGG TCTGCTTGGAGGCCTGACAGCAAG TGATGTGACAGTAGAGCTGCCTCTGACCCTCATGCACCCCAAACCCAAAG ACTGA
- the arr3a gene encoding arrestin 3a, retinal (X-arrestin) gives MADKVYKKTSGNGQLTLYLGKRDYVDHVDVVDAVEGAVKIDPADLGDKKVWVQLACAFRYGREDLDVIGLSFRKDIWIQHIQLYPEAGHKPTLTEMHNTLLKKAGEQGHPFTFNIPTNLPCSVTLQPGPDDKGKACGVDFEVKAYVAKSADDPDEKVDKKDTCRLVIRKIQFAPDNTGSGQKAELCKSFMMSDKPVLLEASLEKEIYYHGDPIPVNIKIKNETNKVVKRIRVTVDQTTDVVLYSADKYTKNVLTEEFGETVEANSSFEKSLDITPLLANNKEKRGLALDGRLKDEDTNLASTTIIRTGMDKEMLGILVSYKIKVNLMVSGGGLLGGLTASDVTVELPLTLMHPKPKD, from the exons ATGGCTGACAA agtttaCAAGAAGACCAGTGGAAATGGCCAG CTTACTCTTTACCTCGGTAAGAGAGACTATGTTGACCATGTGGACGTAGTCGACGCTGTTG AGGGCGCTGTGAAAATTGACCCTGCAGATCTCGGAGACAAAAAAG TTTGGGTTCAGCTGGCCTGTGCTTTCCGCTATGGCCGTGAAGACCTGGACGTGATTGGACTTTCCTTCAGAAAAGACATCTGGATTCAGCACATACAGCTCTACCCTGAAGCAGGACACAAACCCACCCTGACTGAGATGCACAACACTCTCCTGAAGAAAGCTGGAGAGCAGGGCCATCCCTTCACTTTCAAT ATTCCTACCAACCTTCCCTGCTCTGTTACACTTCAGCCTGGGCCAGACGACAAAGGAAAA GCTTGCGGCGTTGACTTCGAGGTTAAAGCCTACGTGGCCAAATCAGCCGATGACCCCGATGAGAAAGTTGACAAGAA GGATACCTGCCGACTTGTCATTCGTAAAATCCAGTTTGCACCTGATAACACAGGATCTGGACAGAAAGCCGAGCTCTGCAAGAGCTTCATGATGTCTGATAAGCCTGTTCTTCTGGAAGCCTCTCTGGAAAAGGAG ATCTACTACCATGGGGATCCAATTCCTGTCAATATCAAGATCAAGAACGAGACCAACAAAGTTGTGAAGAGGATAAGGGTTACAG TTGACCAAACCACAGACGTCGTCCTGTACTCAGCTGACAAATACACCAAAAATGTGCTGACTGAAGAGTTCGG AGAAACTGTAGAAGCCAATTCGTCTTTTGAAAAGTCCCTTGATATTACTCCTTTACTGGCAAACAACAAGGAGAAACGTGGCCTGGCGCTGGACGGCAGGCTTAAAGATGAAGACACCAATCTGGCCTCAACCACTAT AATAAGAACAGGTATGGATAAGGAGATGTTGGGAATCCTGGTGTCCTACAAGATCAAGGTTAACCTCATGGTATCAGGCGGAGG TCTGCTTGGAGGCCTGACAGCAAG TGATGTGACAGTAGAGCTGCCTCTGACCCTCATGCACCCCAAACCCAAAG ACTGA